The Deinococcus radiotolerans DNA window GAAAGCGGGATCGGGCAGGTTGCGCAGCAGTTCATGGACTGGGTCGGGGTGCAGGTGCGCGTGACGGGTCATCGCAGGTGGCCACCTGGACGGCCGCGCCGCAAGGCATCCGGGTACACGAGAACAGGCGGCATCAGGCTGATCTGCAGTGAGCCCGCGGTCCAGGGTGCGCCACCCCTCATCGGGTGGGCCTCCTTAGAAAGCAGCAGTCCAGTCGTATCATGGTCAGACCATACTGGACGCCTCCGCCAGGACTCCAGCGGCTGACGCTACGAAGTTGCCGCCTGCATCCAGCAGCGTCCAGTAGTAAGAGGTCCACTCACCGCCGCTTGGGCCGCAAGTGGGCGAACGGCAGTGTCACCCTTGCTTCTGGTCATGAGTGACTATTGTTCGGTTCAGGGCAGGGCAACGGAAGCTGTGCTCCTCGACCCGCTGGCAGCAGCCCTCCGGAGACGGGTGAGGCTGTGGGTAGGTTCACCCAGGGCAAGCCGCTGCGGCCGGGCAGGTCGTTCAAGGAGGCAGGAAGGCTCAAGTAAGGGTCGGTCCAGTCCTGTTCTGTGTCCTGCGGGATTAGGGCCGCCATGGGGCTCCTGTGCCCTATGGCGCGCCTGTTCTAGCCGCTCAGTATTCCCGCGCAGGAGGTCAGGCTCCTGACCAGGAGTCCTTGACTGGGCCGCCCTGAGCTTCAGCGCACGTAGGACGCCCCGTTCAGGTCCAACGTGGCGCCGGTCATATGCCGCGCGAGGCCCGAGGCGAGAAACGCCACCGTGTTCGCCACCTCCTCGGGCGGCACCACGTCTCCGAGTGGAATGTCGCGCGCGATGTCCTCGGCGTGCTCGCGCAGGTACGCCTCAGCCATGTCCGTACGAACCCAGCCGGGCGCCACCGCGTACGCCAGAACGCCGTCACGGGCGTACCCACGCGCGATGGAGCGGGTCAGGGCAATCACGCCGCCTTTAGACGCCGCGTAGTGCATGGCGTCCGGATTGTCCCCCCGGAATGCCGCGCGGCTCGCCACGTTGATGATCGTTCCGCCCCCCCGCACCCGGAAATGCACGATCGCCTCGCGGCACAGATCGGCGACCGCCACCAGGTTCACCTGCAGGGTGCGCGCCCAGGTGTCCGCCCAGTCGCCTGACGGGTCATCCACCGTCACGCTGGGCGCAATACCGGCATTGTTCACGAGCACGTCTACACGCCCCTGCCACGCCGTGGCCGCCTGGAAGAGCGCTGCGCCGGCGCCAGGTGCGCCGAGGTCCGCGCCGAGCGCCAGCGCCCGCTCCGCCCCAAGTTCCTCAACCAGCGCCTGCGCTTCGGCTGCGTTGCGTCCGTAGTGCACGATGACCTGCGCGCCGGCCCCCGCCAGCGTGCGGACGGTCGCGGCGCCAATCCCGCGAGACCCACCCGTCACGAGCCTGACTTTCCCCGTCAGATTCAGCATGACGCCCATTGTGAGGCCAGGCCCGGAAGGTGAGGCCCTCAACGTGTGCAGGGTGTCCCAGCATGGCGTGTGATTCGGCGTTCACTGCATACACCGGAACTGGCGGAACACGCTCGCTCCGGGGTGACGTGTGCGGCGCGATGAGCCACGGCCAGACAGGCAGTCGCTGCCCGACCTCATCCGTGATGATGGCCCCCCCAGCCCGCCTCTAGGCTGCGCCGGTGATTCCCTCAGTCCTGCCCGCGCGCAAGCAGAAGCATTGAAAGCGACTACGGACATCGAGGCACTAACTCGAACTCGGTGTTGAGAAACACAGCGGAAGGCCTGTGACGTCAAGTGGAGCTAGGCGCCTGCGCTTTAGTACGGAATCGGCGTCGTTGGGGAGTGGGGAGAATCTCTTCCAGATACGCCGGTCAGAGGGGGGCCACCGAAAGTGTTTAAGCTCCCCCGGCATGTGTCGGAGCTGAGCCCCGTGGGTCAGCCGGAACGCTGTCCCAGCCTTCAGCAAGTCAAAACCGTCCGCGCCTCTTGAGGGGGCGCGGACGGTCTATCTCTCACGTCTTCAATTTTTGCGCGGCGGACCTGTCAACTTCAGCATGCCCTGCTCATGAGCACCGCTGCTGTTCATGGCGCCCTGGGTCAGTCGGCTGCGACGCTGGCGCGTTCGCTGCTCAGCGGCAGGCCATCCTCACCGAGGGGTTTTTTCAGGATGCCCAGCATCAGGGTGCTGACTACGGTGCCGGCCACGATCGCGGCGACGTACATGGGCAGGTTCGTCACGGCGTTCGGGATGAACAGCACGAAGATCCCGCCGTGCGGGGCGCGCAGCAGGCACCCGGCCGCCATGCTGATCGCCCCGGCGACCGCGCTGCCTGCCATGAGGCTGGGAATCACGCGCAGCGGATCACGCGCCGCAAAGGGAATGGCGCCCTCGGTGATGAACGAGATGCCCAGCACGCCCGCCGCCTTCCCGGCCTCCACCTCGTCCTTCGTGAAGCGGTTTTTGAACACCAGGGTCGCCAGGAACAGCGCCAGGGGCGGGGTCATCCCGGCGGCCATGGTCGCGGCGATCGGGCCGTAGACCTTGGCGCCCAGCAGGCCGGTACTGAAGGTGTACGCAGCCTTGTTGATCGGGCCGCCCATGTCGAAGGCCATCATGCCGCCCAGCAGCGCGCCCAGCAGCGCCGCGCTGGTGTTGCCCAGGCCCTGCAGCCACGCGGTCAGGCCGGTCAGGGCCGCCGCGACGGGCTTGCCGACCACGAACATCATCAGCAGGCCCACGCCCAGCGTGCCCAGCAGCGGCAGGATCAGGGTGGGTTTCAGACCTTCCAGCGTGCGGGGCAGTTTGATCGCGCGGGTCAGCCACAGCACGAGGTACCCGGCCAGGAAGCCCGCGATGATGCCGCCCAGGAAGCCGCTGCCGGTCAGGCCCGCCAGGAAACCGCCGATCATGCCGGGCGCCAGGCCGGGCCGGTCGGCGATGGAGAACGCGATGTATCCGGCGAGGACCGGGACGAACAGCCCGAACGCGCCGTTCGCGCCGATCTTGAACAGGGTGTTGCCGAGCGTCCCGGCGTACTTGTCCTCGTAGATGAAGATGCCCTGGTCCCCGAACTGGAACGACCCGATCGCGAAGGCCAGCGCGATGAGCAGGCCGCCGGCGACCACGAAGGGCAGCATGTGCGACACGCCGGTCATCAGGTGCTTGTAGAAGGCGGGGGTGCCCGCGTTCTTCGCGGCTTTCGCGGCGGCGGCCTGCGCGACGTAGTCGGGGCTGCTGGCATCCGCGCCGCCCGCCGCCGTCACGCCGTGCACGGCCGCCTGCGCCTGCGCCGTGGTGATGACGGCCGCGCCGTCCTTGATAGCGGGCTTCGTGCCGGTCACGTACACGCGCTTGCCGGTGAAACGTGACAGGTCCACGTTCGTGTCCGCCGCGATGACCACCAGGTCCGCGCGGGCGATGTCGTCGGGCGTCAGGGTGTTCCCGGCGCCGACGCTGCCCTGCGTCTCGATCTTCGCGGTGTACCCGAGTTTCTTCGCGCCGCCTTCCAGGCCCTCGGCGGCCATGAAGGTGTGCGCGATGCCGGTGGGGCAGGCGGTGATGCCCACGATGTGCAGCGGCGCGGCGGCGGGCGCCCCGGTGGCGCCGGCGCGGGCCAGCAGCGCGCCCGGATCACGGATGGCGTCCTGCGTCCCGGCGCGCACGATGGTCTTCCCGGCGAAGCGGGATTCGTCCACGGCCACGTCGGCCGCGAGGATCACCAGGTCCGCCTGCGCGATCTGCACGGGGGTCAGGGTGCCTTCCGTGCCGACGCTGCCCTGCGTCTCGACGTGCAGGGTGAGCCCGGCCTGGGCGGCGGCGCGCCGCAGCGACTCGGCGGCCATGAAGGTGTGGGCGATGCCGGTGGGGCAGGCCGTGACAGCGACAATCTGAGCCATACGTTCTCCTGAAGGGGGGGCAGCGACCTGAGGGGCTGCCGCGGACAGTGCGGGAAGGGGGTGAAAACAGGCCGGTGGACTGGAGGGTCAGTGGGTCAGGGGCTGGGCGGCCTCGACCTGCACCTGCGCGGCCAGGACGTCCAACTCCGTGCGGGGAGGCAGGTGCGCGCCCAGGCGGGTGATGCTGCCCGCGCTGAAGGCCGTGGCACGCCGCGCGGCGTCTGCGAGGTTCAGGCCGTCCAGGTGGGCGCTGATCAGTCCGGCGACCATGGCGTCCCCCGCGCCGACGGTGCTTTGCACGGTCACGCGCGGCGGGCGGGCGAACAGCGCCTCCTGCGCGGTCACGAGCAGGGCCCCGCGTTCGCCCTGCGACACGGCGACCAGCTCGGCGCCCCGGCGGATCAGGTCGCGCGCGGCGGCCAGGACCTCGGCGTCGGTGGTCAGCGGGTGCCCCAGCGCCGTTTCCAGCTCGTGGATGTTCGGTTTGACTAGGTGCGGCAGCGTGTCGGCGGTCAGCGCGGCGCGCAGGGCTTCGCCGCTGGTATCCAGCGCCACGAAGCGTCCCTGCCCGCGCAGGCGGGCGATCTCCTCGGCGTAGAAGCTGGCTTGGACGCCCGGCGGGAGGCTGCCGCACAGCGCCACGACCTCCACTCCGGCGGGCTGCGAGCGTAGCGTGGCTTGCAGGTGCGCCAGCGCGCGGGCGCCGACGGTCAGGCCCGGCAGGTTCAGGTCGGTGGTGTCGCCGCGCGCGGGGTCGACCAGTTTCAGGCCCACGCGGGTTGCGCCGGGCACCCGCACGAACTCGTCACTGACGCCCTTGTCGCGGAACAGCGTCTCGAAAGGCGCGGCGTTGTCGCGGCCCAGCAGGCCGGTCGCGGCGACGGGCACGCCCCAGTCGGCCAGGATGGCGGCCACGTTCACGCCCTTGCCGCCTGCGTCCTGCTGCGCGCCCTGAGCGGCGTTCACCTCGCCCCGCTGCCAGCCGCCCGCCTGCACGGTCAGGTCCAGCGCGGGGTTCAGGGTGACGGTCAGGACGCGCGGCGTAACGCTCACGCGCGGACCTCACCGGCACTCAGGGTGCGGGCCAGGGCGCGCACGCTCGCCGCGTCGGGCTGCGCCAGGGCCCGCTCGGCCAGATCGCGCAGGGTGGCGAGATCGTGCTGCCGCAGCGCGGCCTTCACGGCCGGGATCTGCGGGGCGCTGACCGACAGTTCCTTCACGCCCAGCCCGGTCAGGATCAGCGCGCCGACCTCGTCCCCGGCGGCGCCGCCGCACACGCCCACCCACTTCCCGTGCGCCTCGGCGGCCTGCACGGTCAGCGCCACGAGTTGCAGCACGGCGGGGTGCATCGCGTCGGTCTGGCGGGCCAGTTGTGGGTGCAGGCGGTCCATGGCCAGGGTGTACTGGGTCAGGTCATTCGTGCCGACGCTGAAGAAGTCCACCTCGGGGGCGAGCTGAGCGGCGAGCAGCGCCGCCGAGGGCACCTCGATCATCACGCCCAGCGGAATGCGCGGCGCGTCCAGCTCGGCGCGCACGTCATCGAGCAGCGCGCGGGCGCGGCGGAAGTCCTCCAGGGTGCTGATCATGGGGAACATGACGTGCACGTTCGGGTGATCCTTCGCGACGCGCACGATGGCGCGCAGCTGCGGCAGGAACAGGTCCGGGCGCTCGAAGCACAGGCGGATGCCGCGCAGGCCCAGGAAGGAGTTGTCCTCACGCTCCAGGCCCAGGTACGGCACGTCCTTGTCCCCACCGATGTCCAGCGTGCGGATGATCAGCGGGCGCTCGCCGAGCGATTCGGCCATGGCGCGGTACTCGCGTTCCTGCTCGTCCTCGGTGGGGACGCTGTCGCGCTCCAGGAACAGGAACTCGGTGCGCATCAGGCCCACGCCCTCGGCCCCGGCGTCGAGCGCACCGGGCGCGGCGGCGGCGCGGTTGATGTTCGCGGCGATCTCCACACGGGCGCCGTCGCGGGTCGCGCCGGGGCGGTGCCGGTCGGCGCGGGCGCGGTCCAGTTCGGCCTGCAGTTGCCCCTGGCGGGCGCGGGCGGCCTGCACGTCCGCCGCCGAAGGGTTCAGGTACAGGGCACCCGCCTGCCCGTCGAGGATGGCGGGGGTGCCGTCCGGGATGTCCAGCAGGCCACTGCCGGCGGCGACCACGGCGGGCAGGCCCAGCCCGCGCGCGATGATCGCGGTGTGGCTGGTCGGGCCGCCCTGCGCGGTCACGAAGCCCAGCAGGCTGCCCTCGCTGAAGCGGGCGGTGTCGCTGGGCGTCAGGTCCGGGGCGAGCAGGATCGCGGGGGCGGCGCCCTCCAGGCGGTCCTCGCCCAGGCCCAGCAGGCGGCGCAGCACGCGGCGCTGCACGTCGCCCAGGTCGGCGGCGCGCGCGGCGAGGGTCGGATCGTCGAGTTTCTGCAGCTGCGCGATGCGCTCGCCGCTGGCCTGCTGGTACGCCCAGGCCGCGCCGTGCCCGTCCAGAACGAGATTCACGGCGTCCTGCACGGTGCCCTCGTCGGTGAGCAGTTCGCGGTGCGCGCGGAAGATCGCGGCCCGGTCGGCGTGCCCCGCCTGCGTCTGCTGCTCGATCAGGCCGTCGAGTTCGGCGGCGGCGGCGTTTAGTGCGTCGTCCAGCGCCTGCGCCTGCGCGGTCGCCTCGCCGGGCTGGTCGGTGACGTGCAGTTCGGCCGGACGGTACACGCGGGTCTCGCCGATCACCAGGCCGTCGCTGGCCGGGACGCCCTCGATGGTCGCCCCGACCTGCGTAGGCCGCCAGTCGGCCTCACGCCGCACGGGCTCGGCCGGGGCGGCCAGGCTCAGGTCGTCGCCCAGCCCGGCGCGGATCGCGTCGGTCACGGCGCCCAGCGCCGCCTCGCTGTCCGCCCGCACCGTCAGGACGCTGCCGCGCTTCAGGCCCAGGCTGAGCAATTCCATCAGGCGCAGCGCGTCTGCGCTCTGCCCGCCGTGCTCTACCCGCACGCGCGCGCCCAGGCGGCGCACCAGATTGGCGAGCATGGTGCCGGGCCGGGCGTGCATGCCCAGCGGGTTGGGCAGGGTGACCTGTGCGCTGAAGGGCAGCGCCGGACCGGCGGTGGACGTGGCGGGGTCCTCGGCGGTGGCCTCGCCGGTCAGGGCGCGCTGCACCAGGGCCGCGTCGCCGGTCGTCGAGAGCTGCTCGACCAGGGCGTCGTCGGCGAGCACGCGGGTCAGGCGGCGCAGGATGTCGAGGTGCTCGTCGCTGGCCGCCGCGATCCCCACAACGAGGCGCACGGTTTCGCCGCCCTCGCCCCAGGCGACGCCCTGCGGGAGTTGCAGCACGGCGATGCCGGTCCGGTGGATGAGGTGGCGGGTGTCGGGCGTGCCGTGCGGAATGGCGATGCCGCTGCCCAGGTAGGTGTTCGCCTGACCCTCGCGGGCGAGCATGCCGCCTAGGTAGGCGGGGTCGACGTTCCCAGCGCCGGCCAGCAGCGAGGCGACCTGTTCGATGGCGGCCTGTTTGCTGCTGGCCTGCGCGCCGAGGCGGATCAGTGAGCGGGGGAGGTTGATCATGGTTGCTTCTCCTGTGGGGAGAGCGGGACAGCCACCCGCTCGCCTGCCGATTCCTGACGAATCGTGATCAATTTTGAGCAATTTCGATCATAGTTGACATGGCCCTGACCATCAAGTGCCCAGGTCACCCTTGCCTGGACACGCCCGCCACCACGGCAGAAACGCGCCCTCACCCACCCCTGTTCCCACGCGCTACCATGAGCAGAGATGAACGCCCCCCTCGCGGAGGACCGCCTCCAGCGCATCCTCGACCTGCTCTCCCGCCACGGCCGGATGCGCACCACCGCCCTGACCGAAGCGCTCGGCGTCAGCGGCGCCACCACCCGCCGCGACCTCGACCTGCTCGCCAGCCGCGGCCTGATCCGCAAACTCCACGGCGGCGCGGCCCTGGCCAGCCAGGACCAGCAGTATGCGGACCGGCAGCAGCTCCACCAGGACGCCAAAACCCGCCTCGCCCAGACCGCCCTGAGCCTCATTAACCCCGGCGCGACCCTGTATCTCGACGCGGGCACCACGGCTCTGGCCGTCGCGCAGGCCCTCCGGCGCACCCCCCAGCTGACCCGCACGCTGCGCGTCGTCACCCACGGCATCGACGTCGCCTACGAACTCAACGGCGAATGCCCCCTCTACGTCGTCGGCGGCGAACTCTACGGCAGCACCTACAGCCTGACCGGCCCCGATGCCCTGGACACCATCCGCCGCTACCGCTACGACCTCTTCCTGGTCGGCTGCACCAGCATCGACCCCACCCGCGGCCTGACGAACAGCAACCTCATCGAGGCCCAGCAGAAAGCCGCCATCATGACCCAGGCCACGCGCACCGTCCTCATCGCCGACCACAGCAAATGGGGCCCCACGGGCTTCGCCACCTTCGCCACCCTGAACCAGGTGCAGGACTGGGTCACCGACCACGCCGGACCCGTCGCCCGCTGCGCCTTCGAGGACGCCGGCGTGCGCATCCACGCCAGCACCTGACAGTACTGCTCAGCTGCGTCCGAGAGCATCGAAGCCTCACAGCATCTGATGACGACCTCTCGCTCCGCTCGATTTGGCTGAAGGAGGCTGTGTACGGACTCCGACGTCCCAGTCTCCAACACGTATTGGCAGGCTCAGCACCTGACACTTCGGGAAGCTGACGTGCGAGCGGTTGGGAACGGCGTTCCGAGGAGTGCAGACATTCCCAGAAGACCTTGCCGCCCCACCACACCCCTTAACTCAGGATCTGCCATCCGATCCGCGCCTGACTCACGACCACCCGCCCGCGCTTGTCCCGCCGAGGGGCGTGGGTCTCTGTCCGCTGTGCGCCGATCCGAGTCATCCAGGCCAGCACAATACACAGTAGTCCGAAGAGCCGAGAGATTCGTTCAGGGGCTGTCATGTGTGGCCTCAAAATTCAGCCCGCGGGCTTTCAATGCGGAAAACGCCGATTCAATCGCCGACCTGAGCTGATAAGTCCGCAACACGTCCAGCACGGGCAAATCGGATGCCACGATCACCCTGTCTCCCTCGAAGGACAGGGTAATGACCATGTGCATCCAGCCCCCATACACCCACGTTCGCTCGAATAGGGTGCGCACCTGTCCCAGTTGCAGCATCGTGAATAGGTCTTGCACCAGTTCATCCTCGATCCTGGTGTTCTCCCGGATGCGGATACACTGCCGGATGCGTTTCCAGCGCAGGAGCGCAGCAACGAGCACCACTCGCGCCCCACGAACTCCCGATCTGCGATGACGACGGCCCACCGTCGAGCGGGCAGGACGTTGAGCAATTGAGCAACCAGCAGGATTCGGGCGGCAGTACAACTGTTGCCTTGATGGGGCAGCATCGACCAGACGAGTGGGATCACCGCGCCCCCGAGGAGGGCGCCCAGCACGAGGATGTTCAGCAGGGTCCGGCCATAGTGCCACGTCGTGCGGTCCATGATGAGGGTGAGCTTGCCGTCGGGCAGTAAGTGAAGCAGGACGTCACAGATGTACTGCCCAGTGAGTTGAGCGTCGTGGCAGACCCGGGCAACCGTCCGAGTCTTTGATTCCAGCGTGGCTGATCTGGGGAGGTGGAGTGCGATCTTGCGGTGGAGCGTGGATTCGACCTGGAGGACGGCCAGAAGGACTTCCGCGAGCCGTCTCAGCGCATCGAGGCGGCGACGAGGGAGATGGGCTTTGAGGTGGGCGGTCAGTGTGTCGGCATGGAATCGGGCAGTATCGGGGATCGTCTCAGACCCAGATGCCGTCCGTTGTCACGCTCCACTGCGTTCGGGACGCCATTTCTGGCGAAATCAGGTGCTGACCACACCTGCCCTTGATTTCCGCCAATACTGTAGGGAATGTCCACAGTTGGTGCGTCTGACCTTGATCGTCTCCAGGTGCTCCTCGCTCAGCGCACCTTCCTGCTTGCGTTTCATGACGCAGTGAAGCCACTCGCCGACCCGGTCGACATTCTGACGACGGCGATTCGCGTGCTGGGCCAGCACCTGGGCGCCAACCGGGTTCTGTACTTCGAGATCCACGGGAACAATTACGTCGTCGAGCACAATTACGTCCACGGCGCTGCGGCACTCACGGGCACCTTTCCGGTGGACTCATTCAGTCCGCGGGTGCTGGAGGCCCAGCAGGCTGGCCGAACCGTGGCCGTCTCCAATGTCGCTGCCGATCCCGGCCTGAGCGCGGAGCGGAAAGAAGCGTATGCGGCGATCGCAGTTGGTGCGCTGGCCGACGTGTCTCTGGTCAAAAATGGCACATTCATCGCTGGGCTGGCCATCCATTTCTCCCAGCCACATGCGTGGACGCCCGAAGAGATCACGCTGTGTGAAGACGTCGCCGAACGGACATGGAGCGCCGTGGAACGGGCCCGCGCCGAAACCGCGTTGCGGGAATCGGAGGACAAATTCCGCAGCCTGTTCAATTCCATCGACGAGGGGTTCTGCATCGTCGAGCTCCTGTTCAGCGAGAACGGGAGACCGGTGGATTACCGGTTTATTCAGGCGAATCCGGCCTTCGTTGAGTTGACGGGCCTCCCTGCTGACGCCCTCGGCAAAACTGCACGGGAGCTCGTCCCAGATCTGGAAGCGTTCTGGGTGGAGACGTACGGCGAGGTCGCGCTGACGGGCCAGGCCGTGCGGTTTGAGAACCGATCGGACGCGATGAACCGCTGGTTCGATGTGTACGCCTCCCGCATCGGTGGCGACGGCAGTCACCAGGTCGCCATCGTGTTCAACAACATCAGTGAGCGCAAACAGGCGGAAGCTGACATCAGGGAACTCAACCGCCTCCTGGAGGCGCGCATTGAGGAAAGGACTCGCAACCTCGCTGTTGAGCGCGCCGCCCTGGAAGTGGCGAATGATGAGCTGCAGGCGTTCAATCACAGCGTCTCGCACGATCTGATGACGCCGCTGCGGCACATCACCGGTTTCGCGCAGTTGGCTTCCAGGAGCCTTGACGATCCGCAAAAGAGCCGCCGTTACCTGGACATCATCGTCCAGGGCGCGCAGCGCATGGAGACGATGATCGAGGGCATGCTGGCCTTGTCACGAACCGGACAGCGCGAACTGAGCGTGGGCATGGTGGATCTGAACCATCTCCTCGAACAGTCGCGGCTTGATGTGCAGGTTCAACATCAGGGCCGGATCATTGAGTGGCGGTTGGGCCAACTCCCTGTCGTTCAGGGTGACCGCGTGACGCTGCAGCAGGTGATGACCAACCTCCTGGAGAACGCGGCGAAATACAGTCGGGAACGCGATCCAGCGGTCATTGAGGTCTGGGCTGAAGAGGACGTGCAGCACTGGACGGTTGTTGTGCGGGACAATGGAGCGGGCTTCGATCCGGCGCGGGCCGGCCAGCTGTTCGGGATGTTCCAGCGCCTCCACCATCAGGACGAATTCAACGGTACAGGGATTGGCCTGTCGTTGGTGCGGCGGATCATCACCCGACATGGCGGGACAGTGAGTGGGACAGCTGCCCTGGGTCAAGGAGCAACGTTCTGCTTCACCTTGCCCAAACCTGAACGTGCGCCAACCATCATTTAAGTGTCCAGGCTTTCAATTGTGAATATTCTCAAGCTCCTGATGCTTCGGGTCGCTGCGGTATTGACGATCGTGAACAGAGTGCCACGTCCCTGAAGGCAACCCAAGAGCACAAGTCCACCGCACTGCCTGGCTGAGTGCATATCACCCGATCCGCGTGTGAATCACGACCCTTTGTCCGTGGTTGTCTCGCTGAGGGGCGTGAGTCTCTGTCCGCTGCGGGCCGATCCGGGTCATCCAGGCCAGCGTGAGACACAGCAGTCCGAACAGTCAGGACATTCACTCTGGAGTGGTCAGGTGCGTGGCCTCCAGCTTCAGCCCGCGAGATTTCAACGGGCTGACCACGGAGTCAATGCCCTAGCGGACACGACAGGGGTACAACACGTCCAGCATGGGCACCTCCGACGCGACGATCACCTTGTCCCCACGGGGACAGCGTGATGACCACGTGCAGTCAGCCCCCATAGACTCACGTCCGCCTGAACAGGGTGCGCACCTCTCCCGGTTGCAGCGTCGTGAGTAGATCCGCACTGCGTCCATGACGCCATTTCAGCCGAAGTGTCAGGTGTTGAGCTCGGGCGTACAGAGCAAAACATTCTCGATTCTGTTTTCGTCGTTTGAAGCTAAGCTGAGCACGTTCCTGCTGCCGAGACAGACGATGGCTTTGCTCCGCGAGAGTGTTGCAGCGGGCCGTAGAAACACCTTGGATGTGCTTCACCCTGTGGGCCACAGGCCTGCCCGGATGGCCGCCCTATCGCTCTACAGCTTGTCCGTGTGGATCGAAACTGGTGTGGACGGCTAGGAGGTGCGCGTTCTCGCCGAATTCGGCGTGCAGGCGTTTTATGAACGGGATGCTGCGGGAGAGGCAGCTGGGGCATTCGAGGTTGAAGGTCATGAGCAAGCACAGGCCGCGCTGACTTCCCTTCGGCGGGACAGCGACGGCTTCTGGCTGCTTTCAGTTGCTCGGGCTGCCAGTCCCGACCGTCAGCACTCCGGTTTCCCAACGTGTCAGGTGCTGAGGCATGATCTGCCAGAGAGCGGCCGGAACTAGCGTTTCGATCATCTCAGTACCCTCGTCCAGCCGTATGGTCCCCAGGCTCTTCCATGGTTATCCATCAGAGTGCACGGCGCGCTGCGGCGAGGTACACCGTCACCGCCGACGGTGCGTGGAGTGGGGAGACGGCAGGTTTGAGTGGCGTCCGCAGTGAAGTAGCTTTTCATGACGTGCGGGATCAACAGGCGGCCGAGTGACCGAGCGATTGCACAGGACGGGTACACTAGGGGTCATCCGTTCACCGGCCGATTCAGCTGTCCTCCGGGCACTGCTGCAAGCAGCGCCTCGTCAGCGCGCACCATTCATCCTCTCCACCGCTTGAGGCTCTCCCGTGCCAGAACACCACGCTCAGATGTTCAATGTCGTCTTCCAGCACGCTCGACTGGGCATGGCGCTCGTGAGCCTGGACGGCCGCTACATCACCGTGAACGACGCGCTGGGGCAGATGCTGGGCGTCCCGGCCTCCGAGCTCGCCGGTCAAGCCGCTGAGCAGTTCATCCATCCAGACGATCTCCCGGTGAACAGCGCGGAATTCAGTGCCCTCCGGAACGGCTCGCAGCGCGAGTTCACCGCGGTCCAGCGGTACAGTCCGCGGACGGGCGGCGTCCTGTGGCTCGAGGTGTCGGTCGTTGCGGTCACCGATGAGAGGGGCCAGCTGGCCTGCGCCGTGACGCAA harbors:
- a CDS encoding SDR family NAD(P)-dependent oxidoreductase translates to MLNLTGKVRLVTGGSRGIGAATVRTLAGAGAQVIVHYGRNAAEAQALVEELGAERALALGADLGAPGAGAALFQAATAWQGRVDVLVNNAGIAPSVTVDDPSGDWADTWARTLQVNLVAVADLCREAIVHFRVRGGGTIINVASRAAFRGDNPDAMHYAASKGGVIALTRSIARGYARDGVLAYAVAPGWVRTDMAEAYLREHAEDIARDIPLGDVVPPEEVANTVAFLASGLARHMTGATLDLNGASYVR
- a CDS encoding PTS fructose-like transporter subunit IIB, which translates into the protein MAQIVAVTACPTGIAHTFMAAESLRRAAAQAGLTLHVETQGSVGTEGTLTPVQIAQADLVILAADVAVDESRFAGKTIVRAGTQDAIRDPGALLARAGATGAPAAAPLHIVGITACPTGIAHTFMAAEGLEGGAKKLGYTAKIETQGSVGAGNTLTPDDIARADLVVIAADTNVDLSRFTGKRVYVTGTKPAIKDGAAVITTAQAQAAVHGVTAAGGADASSPDYVAQAAAAKAAKNAGTPAFYKHLMTGVSHMLPFVVAGGLLIALAFAIGSFQFGDQGIFIYEDKYAGTLGNTLFKIGANGAFGLFVPVLAGYIAFSIADRPGLAPGMIGGFLAGLTGSGFLGGIIAGFLAGYLVLWLTRAIKLPRTLEGLKPTLILPLLGTLGVGLLMMFVVGKPVAAALTGLTAWLQGLGNTSAALLGALLGGMMAFDMGGPINKAAYTFSTGLLGAKVYGPIAATMAAGMTPPLALFLATLVFKNRFTKDEVEAGKAAGVLGISFITEGAIPFAARDPLRVIPSLMAGSAVAGAISMAAGCLLRAPHGGIFVLFIPNAVTNLPMYVAAIVAGTVVSTLMLGILKKPLGEDGLPLSSERASVAAD
- the pfkB gene encoding 1-phosphofructokinase, with protein sequence MSVTPRVLTVTLNPALDLTVQAGGWQRGEVNAAQGAQQDAGGKGVNVAAILADWGVPVAATGLLGRDNAAPFETLFRDKGVSDEFVRVPGATRVGLKLVDPARGDTTDLNLPGLTVGARALAHLQATLRSQPAGVEVVALCGSLPPGVQASFYAEEIARLRGQGRFVALDTSGEALRAALTADTLPHLVKPNIHELETALGHPLTTDAEVLAAARDLIRRGAELVAVSQGERGALLVTAQEALFARPPRVTVQSTVGAGDAMVAGLISAHLDGLNLADAARRATAFSAGSITRLGAHLPPRTELDVLAAQVQVEAAQPLTH
- the ptsP gene encoding phosphoenolpyruvate--protein phosphotransferase translates to MINLPRSLIRLGAQASSKQAAIEQVASLLAGAGNVDPAYLGGMLAREGQANTYLGSGIAIPHGTPDTRHLIHRTGIAVLQLPQGVAWGEGGETVRLVVGIAAASDEHLDILRRLTRVLADDALVEQLSTTGDAALVQRALTGEATAEDPATSTAGPALPFSAQVTLPNPLGMHARPGTMLANLVRRLGARVRVEHGGQSADALRLMELLSLGLKRGSVLTVRADSEAALGAVTDAIRAGLGDDLSLAAPAEPVRREADWRPTQVGATIEGVPASDGLVIGETRVYRPAELHVTDQPGEATAQAQALDDALNAAAAELDGLIEQQTQAGHADRAAIFRAHRELLTDEGTVQDAVNLVLDGHGAAWAYQQASGERIAQLQKLDDPTLAARAADLGDVQRRVLRRLLGLGEDRLEGAAPAILLAPDLTPSDTARFSEGSLLGFVTAQGGPTSHTAIIARGLGLPAVVAAGSGLLDIPDGTPAILDGQAGALYLNPSAADVQAARARQGQLQAELDRARADRHRPGATRDGARVEIAANINRAAAAPGALDAGAEGVGLMRTEFLFLERDSVPTEDEQEREYRAMAESLGERPLIIRTLDIGGDKDVPYLGLEREDNSFLGLRGIRLCFERPDLFLPQLRAIVRVAKDHPNVHVMFPMISTLEDFRRARALLDDVRAELDAPRIPLGVMIEVPSAALLAAQLAPEVDFFSVGTNDLTQYTLAMDRLHPQLARQTDAMHPAVLQLVALTVQAAEAHGKWVGVCGGAAGDEVGALILTGLGVKELSVSAPQIPAVKAALRQHDLATLRDLAERALAQPDAASVRALARTLSAGEVRA
- a CDS encoding DeoR/GlpR family DNA-binding transcription regulator, whose product is MNAPLAEDRLQRILDLLSRHGRMRTTALTEALGVSGATTRRDLDLLASRGLIRKLHGGAALASQDQQYADRQQLHQDAKTRLAQTALSLINPGATLYLDAGTTALAVAQALRRTPQLTRTLRVVTHGIDVAYELNGECPLYVVGGELYGSTYSLTGPDALDTIRRYRYDLFLVGCTSIDPTRGLTNSNLIEAQQKAAIMTQATRTVLIADHSKWGPTGFATFATLNQVQDWVTDHAGPVARCAFEDAGVRIHAST